In Ascaphus truei isolate aAscTru1 chromosome 7, aAscTru1.hap1, whole genome shotgun sequence, one genomic interval encodes:
- the LOC142499957 gene encoding olfactory receptor 12D1-like, which produces MEGGNQTSVTEFILLGLTSIPHLKMFLFIIFFIFFLFNLLGNICILTVVIIDLHLHIPMYFFLGNLSFLDIFYSSTIVPKMLAGLLIEENRISFPNCISQMYFYHLLGCTDALILTAMSYDRYVAICNPLRYNVLMAKSFCIFLASSCWVTGFVYSLIHPILASKLPFCKLNQINHIYCEIKPVLKLACADTYLNESLVTIISGLIALGTFMFIFITYVFICTHLLNIRSSQGRRKAFSACTSHLTVVLLYYGAGFCAYLGPAREDSQEQNKLAAVLVTVITPALNPLIYSLRNKQVKDALKKLFLGKQFL; this is translated from the coding sequence ATGGAAGGAGGAAATCAGACATCGGTTACAGAATTCATTCTCCTAGGACTTACTAGCATCCCTCATTTAAAAATGTTCCTCTTtatcatattttttatattctttCTGTTCAATTTGTTGGGGAATATCTGCATCTTAACAGTGGTTATTATTGACCTGCACCTTCACATCCCAATGTATTTCTTTTTGGGTAATCTCTCTTTTTTGGACATTTTCTACTCATCCACCATAGTCCCAAAGATGCTGGCTGGTTTATTGATTGAAGAAAACAGAATATCATTTCCAAACTGCATTTCCCAAATGTACTTCTATCATTTATTGGGATGCACAGATGCTCTGATTCTCACCGCCATGTCTTATGATAGGTACGTTGCTATCTGCAATCCACTGCGTTATAATGTCCTCATGGCAAAGAGCTTTTGCATCTTTTTGGCCTCTAGCTGCTGGGTCACTGGCTTTGTCTACTCATTAATACACCCTATATTAGCATCCAAGTTGCCTTTCTGCAAGCTTAACCAGATCAACCACATCTACTGTGAAATTAAACCAGTTCTAAAACTGGCCTGTGCTGATACCTACCTCAATGAAAGCCTGGTAACAATTATCTCTGGACTTATTGCTCTCGGCACCTTTATGTTTATTTTCATCACCTACGTCTTCATCTGCACCCACCTCCTGAACATCCGCTCCTCCCAAGGCAGACGCAAAGCTTTTTCCGCCTGCACTTCACACCTAACGGTTGTGCTTCTGTACTATGGGGCCGGCTTCTGTGCCTACTTGGGACCAGCAAGAGAAGATTCACAAGAGCAGAACAAACTGGCGGCTGTATTGGTAACAGTCATTACCCCAGCCTTAAATCCTCTTATTTACTCACTGAGAAACAAACAGGTGAAAGACGCTCTGAAAAAATTATTCTTGGGAAAACAGTTTTTATAA